A stretch of the Agrobacterium vitis genome encodes the following:
- a CDS encoding response regulator — protein MENSSFNALSEPIALVVDDEPLILMDTSDIIRDAGYAVIEARSADEAFAFLERHSSLQLLFTDDQTGGSLDGLDLARKVVERWPHIEVIVASGARVPKEGELPDSASFIRKPFTAQTVLEILREHFPTEA, from the coding sequence ATGGAAAACAGCTCTTTTAACGCCCTCTCTGAACCGATCGCACTTGTTGTCGACGACGAGCCACTTATTCTGATGGACACGTCAGACATCATCCGGGATGCAGGATACGCGGTCATTGAGGCGCGGTCCGCCGACGAGGCGTTCGCGTTTCTCGAAAGACATAGTTCGCTCCAGCTTCTGTTCACCGATGATCAAACCGGTGGAAGTCTTGACGGATTGGATCTCGCCCGCAAAGTTGTCGAACGCTGGCCGCACATAGAGGTCATCGTTGCGTCCGGCGCCCGGGTACCCAAGGAAGGCGAGCTTCCCGATAGCGCGAGCTTCATACGAAAGCCGTTCACTGCCCAAACAGTCCTGGAGATCCTGCGCGAGCATTTTCCTACCGAAGCATGA
- a CDS encoding ferritin-like domain-containing protein yields MAKESKTLDVLFHDTLKDVYFAEHKIVSTLPKMHDAAKSKQLKDAFTKHLAETKVHVERLEEVFKIIGKKPEQKTCDAMMGIVKEGSEIMEEYAGTPALDAGLLAAAQAVEHYEMSRYGTLRTWALELGMKDAAKLLQTTLDEEQATDLALTSIATSVVNQNAEKAA; encoded by the coding sequence ATGGCCAAAGAATCCAAGACCCTCGACGTACTGTTTCATGATACACTGAAAGACGTCTACTTCGCGGAGCACAAGATCGTCTCGACGCTGCCGAAGATGCACGATGCCGCCAAGAGCAAGCAGCTCAAGGATGCCTTCACCAAACACCTCGCCGAGACCAAGGTTCATGTTGAGCGTCTCGAAGAAGTCTTCAAGATCATCGGCAAGAAACCGGAGCAGAAGACCTGCGACGCCATGATGGGCATCGTCAAGGAAGGCTCCGAAATCATGGAAGAATATGCCGGCACGCCTGCCCTCGACGCCGGCCTTCTCGCCGCGGCCCAGGCCGTCGAGCACTATGAGATGTCGCGCTATGGCACGCTGCGCACCTGGGCGCTTGAACTGGGCATGAAGGACGCCGCCAAGCTCCTGCAGACGACGCTTGACGAAGAGCAGGCGACCGACCTCGCCCTGACGTCGATCGCGACCTCGGTTGTCAACCAGAACGCCGAAAAAGCCGCCTGA
- a CDS encoding SDR family oxidoreductase codes for MEDTRHPTPPYPQQQQEPPGKTADMKPVPDHGEKSYKGDGKLTGKVALITGADSGIGKAVAIAFAREGADVVISYLNEDDDARDTAKWIEEAGRKALVVPGDIKNEAHCQNLVQRAVDELGGIDILVNNAAFQRTYDDIADITAEEWDETFRTNIYAPFFLSKAAVVHMKPGSSIINTTSIQSRQPSPQLLAYASTKGAISNFTAGLAEMLAKKGIRVNAVAPGPIWTPLIPSTMPAEKAAKFGENTLIGRAGQPMELAGAYVLLASDLGSYMTGAVIPVTGGEIMI; via the coding sequence ATGGAAGACACTCGACACCCCACTCCGCCATATCCGCAACAGCAGCAGGAGCCACCGGGCAAGACGGCGGACATGAAACCTGTCCCCGATCATGGCGAGAAGTCCTACAAAGGTGACGGCAAGCTGACCGGTAAAGTCGCCCTCATCACCGGAGCCGACTCCGGGATCGGCAAGGCGGTCGCTATCGCGTTTGCTAGAGAAGGGGCCGACGTCGTCATTTCCTACCTCAACGAGGACGACGACGCCCGCGACACCGCCAAGTGGATCGAGGAAGCCGGTCGTAAGGCTCTTGTCGTTCCAGGTGACATCAAGAACGAAGCGCATTGCCAGAATCTGGTACAGCGCGCCGTCGACGAGCTTGGGGGTATTGATATCCTCGTAAATAATGCTGCGTTCCAGCGGACCTATGACGACATCGCCGACATCACTGCCGAGGAGTGGGACGAAACTTTCCGCACGAACATCTACGCACCTTTTTTCCTGTCGAAGGCGGCCGTTGTGCACATGAAGCCGGGCAGCTCGATCATTAACACGACCTCGATCCAGTCTCGGCAACCGTCGCCCCAGCTCTTGGCATATGCGTCCACAAAGGGTGCGATTTCAAACTTTACCGCCGGTCTCGCCGAGATGCTCGCGAAAAAGGGCATCCGCGTGAATGCGGTCGCACCGGGGCCGATTTGGACGCCTCTTATTCCTTCGACCATGCCGGCCGAGAAAGCTGCAAAATTTGGAGAAAACACTCTCATCGGCCGAGCCGGGCAGCCAATGGAGCTGGCGGGGGCATATGTCCTCCTTGCCTCTGATCTCGGAAGCTACATGACGGGGGCCGTCATTCCCGTGACCGGCGGCGAGATCATGATCTGA